In Dysidea avara chromosome 6, odDysAvar1.4, whole genome shotgun sequence, the genomic stretch TAATGACTTTGCTAATTTCACTtttaagttttgcttattcaaAATGAATGCTTGGACAGGTTTTGCTGAGATAGTCACAATTCTTAAAATGATAACATGCACTTTGTGTTAAAAGTGCTAGAATATGGGCAGAAATAATATTTGTATAGTCTACAGACATGACCCACATACTTGACATGTATAATGAAGTGATGTTgtttagtgatgcaccgattaatCAGTATATAATCAGAAATCGGTTTATCAACCAAAATTTAGCAGTATCGGTACTTATTAGTAATTGACTCTGATGCTATTGTTGTCTTAagtaaaaaattattttaaaagtttaaaaATGGCAATTTTAGAAAATAAGTGACATCAGATCAGTCATCAGCATTGACCATTGTATGAATTTCAATATAtcagctaatcagataataagCAAAATCTCTTATCGGTGTATCGATTAATGCTGTTAATGAGGTAGTATGTTTGGCCAACGTGGTCTTATagtgaagtggtcttattattgAGGTAGTCATGTAACTACTCAGACATACAATTTTTACTATAGTCGCATACACATTTGACCTGTTGTCACTTAAGGTTTTTCCCAGGTAATATCATAGAAACGTGGTTTGCTCACGTCCAACCATATGATACACTTCGACTCGTTATATTGAATGACATGCAGCATTCTATTGTAGGATTCAGTGTTAGTTTCTTGagtgtagtaataaaattacgACAAGTTGATTGTTAACAAAACTAGTTTCTATGATGAAGCATCACTAAGTAATCATTTGGGCGATGCATGAATGTGTACTTCTATGTGTCATGTGTTAGTCCTTGAGCAGACCATGGAACAAAATTGCTATATTGTACAGTAGGTTAATTAGTAACTTATatatagtcctaagtactttaGTAACTTACTATAATAGTGAAGTTACTAGCCTTAATGTAATGTAAAagagtttaaaaaaaaaaaattctatcccACTATTACAAGTTCTAACATTGTGTGTATTGCGGCATAATGATACATGTATAACGTTCTGagggctattagcccacgcttttAAAACCATGATGGATCATcagataccgtatagctggtaattttcgaaaggtttttattttcggatattttgaaaaggcccttctcttcgaaaataaattcccacgtccagttgttctttgaaaatacttgaaattcccacaagtgaaagcaacgatCCAACTTTCGGTGATTCtcttgtgtattcctcgagtttgaGCTCAGTaatactgatgataatgggtaaactatcattactgtgccaataaccagaaaacaggtaaTCCAGAATGGAAATTGATGCCATCTGCTCTATAGAATCTATGCTGGCTACGATCGAGCATGATtgagccagtgaatttactccacttGAAACTACCTCattcttctctccagtgcacagggatgggggttattccatcagtaagtcagttattggcaaacattcacgcatcttcataatttgtgatatgaatttccgtttatttgaaatccatccggacttcaaAATATACACTCTttgaaattaaaatccttcgaaattcagattttgcttcttgtgcgaaattttctgttttgaaaataacctgctatacggtaccagtgtataaaacaaacaggacGAGTGTTCTGTAGTTCTATGTGAGTTTGTGATATATATATCGGCGCGTATGAGCTCCTGATATcacttatacatacagtatgacgGCTGCTTGGGATatactgatatatacacccacagCCCTTGGGCCTGTGGCTCTTTACGGTAGCTATATGGTTTGTCTTTTGTTCTCAGTATCCAAGTCGGAGGTCAGTAGAGTGAAGAAACTCTTCCACCAGTTGGACAGTGACAATAAGGGACTAGTCCAGTTGTCAAAGGTTACCCAACTACCTCACCTCAAGAATAATGTACTAGCTAAACTGGTGGCCAGTCAGTATGTGAAGAAACAACATGTACCAGAAGAGGAGGATGTGACTGAAGAAGAGTGTTTAGATGTGGAGAAGTTTATTGAATTATTTGATTTGTTAAGTCCTAAGAAAAGTGTACAGTCAAAGTTGGAAGGTATGTGCAGAACTGCAAAGTGAATGAATTATTAGAATATTAGGGAGGTATTTTAATTTAGaaccatgcccacttattgagATTGTATGCTACTGTTTGTGGGACTGCATGACATCATACTCACTTGTTGGGATAATGTTGTTGCTAGTCTGGCATCAAGTGAGGGgtcatgcccacttattggaaTTGTGGACTGCTTTAGCTGCCTGTAGACTCATgtggaaccacacccacttattgatTATGTGTGTTAAAACACTcttttgtagctacttgttTACTATTTCCTCTTGCAGACAATACATGTTTGTTAGTGGAGCTTGGGACACTTGTGTACATTACTATGTAACGTAGTTACTATCTATGTCTAAATCTAGCTCTTGATACGTTGGGTCCCATCCAAATCACTATTTGAGTCAGCTGGGTCAGCGGTACTGAACCAGTTGTAACTCTGGTGGTGTGCTAGTCATAATTTTATACTGGTTATTTTGCAGTTACATTTGCTGCCCTCAAAGACAAGGATAGTGACAAGATCACACCACAAGGACTACTCAACTATTTCAAGCTACTACTACCCTCAGGGATACCACCAGTCAACCTGGAGAGTGTAGTTACTAGTTTATACCACCAGCTATATCACAAGGAAGATGGTGACTCATCCCAACATGATGAAATGTCCTTGGAGAACTTTGTTAAGGTGAATACACAGGTTTATAATTTAATGTGCACACTGTTCCCTAATAAACTTAGCAGTGGAATGGAATATTAAATGTAATAGTAGTATGTTCCTTTGTAAGAAGATTTTGGCCAATAATTGGCTACTATACTTAATCATATTTATGTAAGGTCAATAGAAGGactaccatatagctggttattttcgaaCCAGAAATTTTTGTAGGAGcagtaaaatctgaattttgaatgttttaatttcgaagaatgcatattttgaagtacaggtggatttcaagcaaatagaatttgtgtcacaaattacaaaaatatgtAGAGTCTATGTGTGCTTGCCTTACTTAACTTATAGAATCGAGGATGGAATAAACCCGCCCACTTTTGCACACTGGAAAGAAGACTGAGTTATAAAGTGCAgcggcagatccagacttttaaaagggggttccactctggaattgcaacttcagcctagctgtaagttgcagaccaaaaaaaaaaaggcgtcacctgctgacaatagctgcccctcactatagatgccctcaccaactatacttccttatttataactagatatatagtagagttgcaccgataatcggttgaataatcggtaacagccgatataaggtgattttgcaagtatcggtatcggctacaaagaggaagttatttgccgataacctaaacccacaatcaatcattaacgacagtaataaacatgtgacagtattaaaagaaagcagtgaatgcagtggtaagtggtagacatttatttgctgtacctgtttataactatttaggcttgtttatgtgtgaatagtgtggctgcaaggctataataggctgtgtatatttatcggccgcccacgcaatcaaccaatcactatttggaaagggtctggaatcccaccaaaactccgtttgagaagctgacttaggtgttttataactacttggggttagtggcacactggtaacaaacattgtagaattggccgcccacgcaagtaattaaattatttcaaCTAATGTTATACACGcacataaactttagatgatttttgctccttctcccctgacctacagaatagaagaatatcggtaaatatcggcatatcggctacaggaatgagtgaaacatcggtatcggtaaaagtgaaaatatgcatatcggtgcaacactaatataTAGCTTGCtgcactgctcctcaaaagactactgtgactgctctattagagtatctcgagtaagagaggctctttcaaaaggggggttccatggaaccctttgaactccCCCTGGATCTGCCGGGCCCTGAAATGGAGTAGATAGCAGCCACTGGCAAGGATGCTAACTTTTACAACATCCCAGGCTTACGAAATGCTCGCATGTAGATTTTTGGTGGGAAGCCACACTTAAAGAACTTTGGAGTGAAGGTCAAAGTGAAAAATAGTGCTATATTTGCCATACAGAACAGTTTATGTGGTCTCAGTGCTATATTGAGGTAGTTATAGCACTGTGCGTGGGCTTGAGACGATTAAAAATACCTTTCTAAATCGTGGGCTTGAGACCGCAAGGATGATTTAGAAAGCACTCGAGAGGCAGAGGAAAAAGCGGTTTTCAAGGTACATCCATATCCAGAATGAAGTTGATTGTTTCACTAAAGGAGTTTCAAATAGTTTCACGCGTGTTTCACTCGAGCTCCAGCTCAAAACTGGGAAGTTCTTTAAATCAGTTAAAGCCTTGCCTTGCTTTTGCTATTcgaaaaatatagcactcaaagagtggtcttgagtgctatatttttagttaaagcattgccgtgagtgctatatgaaaaatatagcactcaaagagtggtcttgagatgaaatacagcactcaggctttgccttgtgctatatttgtctcttgcccacccttttcgtgctatatttttcatatagcactcatggcaatgctttaactaaTGCACATAAAAGCTTATAAGCGACAGAATTAGTTAGTGGTCATTTATTGCAGGCTGTTTGTAGGTTGCTAGGTTACCTCGACACCTTTAGGAATGAAGCATAATCTTTTATCAACAGCTTATGATTTACACCCTGATTCTAACACAAGGCTTAACAATTAGCTTGCATAGTATCTGTAAAGCCTATGTGACCAGCTCGTGAAGCCACACATATGTGTGAACTATAGTGACTGCTTTGTTACTATTTTT encodes the following:
- the LOC136258773 gene encoding uncharacterized protein, giving the protein MGSAPSSVTGTRHAGNEISLSKSEVSRVKKLFHQLDSDNKGLVQLSKVTQLPHLKNNVLAKLVASQYVKKQHVPEEEDVTEEECLDVEKFIELFDLLSPKKSVQSKLEVTFAALKDKDSDKITPQGLLNYFKLLLPSGIPPVNLESVVTSLYHQLYHKEDGDSSQHDEMSLENFVKVVNKVEILARLNVQV